The window GACTGTTCGCGCCGATCGGTCAGATTCCGAAGGTGATGCGCGAGGCGGTGCTGTCGATCGAGGACGCGCGCTTCTATCAACACGGCGGCGTCGACTACATCGGGATCGTGCGCGCGGGGCTCGCCAACGTAGGCGAATCCCGCAGCCAGGGTGCCTCGACGATCACGATGCAGGTGGCACGCAACTTCTACCTGCCGACCGAGAAGACCTTCATCCGCAAGGTGTACGAGATCCTGCTGGCGCTGAAGATCGAAAGCCAGCTCAGCAAGGACCAGATCCTCGAGGTCTACATGAACCAGATCTATCTGGGGCAGCGCGCCTACGGTTTCGCGGCCGCCTCGGAGATCTACTTCGGCAAGCCGCTGAAGGACGTGACGGCCGCCGAGGCGGCCATGCTCGCAGGTCTGCCGAAGGCGCCGTCGGCCTACAACCCGGTCGCCAATCCGACGCGGGCGCGACAGAGGCAGCAGTACATCATCGAGCGGATGTACGAGAACGGCTACCTGACCGAGGAACAGGCCGAGGCTGCCAAGGCTGAGCAGCTCAAGTACCGCAGGGACATTTCGGTCCCACTGCACGCCGAGTACGTGGCCGAGACGGCTCGCCAGCTGATCTTCAGCCAGTACGGCGAGAGCGCCTACACCCGCGGCCTGAACGTCTACACCAGCGTGCGCGCGGTCGAGCAGGAAGCGGCCTACCGGGCGCTGCGCCGAGGCATCACGGACTACGAACGACGGCAGGTGTACCGGGGACCAGAGGGCTATGTGGACCTGCCCGCGGACCCCAAGGCGCTCGACGCCCGGGTCGCAGAAGCGCTTGACGAGCATCCAGACAATGACGAAATCAAGGCGGCGGTCGTGCTCGAAGCCAGTTCCAAGCAGGTCGTGGCCGTGCTGCAGAGCGGCGACACCCTGACGATCACCGGCGAAGGCCTGCGTCCGGCGACCTCGGGACTGTCGCCCAAGGCCGGCCCCAAGGTCCAGATCCGTCGAGGCGCGGTGATCCGCGTCATCAGGGGGGCGAAGGACGTCTGGTCGATCACCCAGGTGCCCGAGGTCGAGGGCGCCTTCGTCTCCATCGACTCGCGCACCGGCGCGATCCGCACCATGGTTGGTGGCTTCGACCATGCGAAGAGCAAGTTCAACCATGTGACCCAGGCCTGGCGCCAGCCGGGTTCGAGCTTCAAGCCCTTCATCTACTCGGCCTCGCTCGAGAAGGGCTTCACACCGGCCACGGTGATCAACGACGCGCCGCTGTTCTTTGACGCGGCCGCTACCGGCAGCCAGCCCTGGGAGCCGAAGAACTACGACGGCACATTCGACGGCCCGATGTCGATGCGCCGCGCGCTGGCGAAGTCGAAGAACATGGTGTCGATCCGCATCCTGGAGGCGATCGGCACCGACTACGCGCAGAACTGGATCACCCGCTTCGGCTTCGACGCCGACAAGCACCAGCCCTACCTGCCGATGGCGCTGGGAACCGGCTCGGTCACGCCGCTGCAGATGGCCGCGGGCTATGCGGTGTTTGCCAACGGCGGCTACCGCGTCAACCCGGTGCTTGTCACGCGGGTCACCGACAACCGCGGCCGCATCCTGGCGCAGACCGAACCGGCACCGCTGGACGAGTCGGCGCGCGTGATCGACGGTCGCAATGCCTTCGTGATGAGCAGCCTGCTGCAGGAGGTCACGCGCTCAGGCACCGCAGCGCGTGCCCAGGCCACCCTGAAGCGAACCGACGTCTACGGCAAGACAGGGACCACCAACGACTCCCAGGACGCGTGGTTCGCCGGCTACACGCCGAACCTGGTGGCAGTGGTGTGGATCGGCTACGACCAACCGCGCAAGCTCGGCGACCGGGAAACCGGTGGCGGGCTGTCCCTGCCGGTGTGGATCGATTACATGAGCGTGGCACTCAAGGGCGTGAAGGTGACCGAACTCACACCTCCGGAAGGCCTGCTCAATGTCGGCGGCGAGTGGTACTACGAAGAATACGGCCCGGGCAACGGCGTCAGCAGCCTTGGGCTCGACACACCTGCGGCTCCCGCGCCCACTGAGGAAGAGCGCAAGAGCATCCTCGACCTGTTCAAGAACTGATCGTCATCCCGGCAGGTGCGTCGCCGGCGCCATGCCGTCAGATCGTCGGCGGCGCGAAGTTCAAGGGTCGGCCCGCCTGCTCGCTCGCGCAACGCGACAGCGTGACAAAGAAGTCCTCCTCGGTCTTGGTGTCGCACCAGGTGCCTGCCACATGGCGATAGTGAAAGCCGCCGCTGCGTGCCGCCAGCCAGATCTCCTGCAAGGGCGGCTGGGTGTTCACGACGATCTTGCTGCCATTCGGAAAGCTCAGCTCGAGCAAACCGCCGGTGCGCGCTGCATCGATATCGACCACATCGTCCTGCAGCCAGCGATCGACCTGCAGTTCGATGCCGCCCAGCACGGCTCTCGTCAGCGCCTGGTAGTCGGCGTCGCTCAGCGCAGAGGCGGGGGTCGCGGTGCTCATTCGTAGAATCCGATGATGTTGAAACCTGCTTCGATTCTAGGCAGCCGCATCTCCGTGATCGCGGTGTGTGCTTTGCTGGGCGGACTGACCCTGGGCGGCTGCGGCCAGAAGGGCGCGCTCTACCTGCCGGGATCGTCGAAGCCCGCGCCGGCTCCCGGCCAGGCCGCCTCTGCGCCCACCGGGGTCGCCCGATGACGCTGCCCGGCGCCCCATTCGTCGCCTACCGCGGCACGGAGTTGTTCATCGACGGTTGCGCGGCAAGCGAGCTCGCGGCACGCTTCGGCACCCCGCTTTACGTCTACAGCCGCCGCGCCATGCTCGCCGCGCTGGCGCCGTACCAGCGGGCGCTGGCCGGGCGGGAGCACCTGATCTGCTACGCGATGAAGGCAAGTTCGAGCCTGGCGGTGTTGCAGACCTTCGCCCAGGCCGGATGCGGCTTCGACATCGTCTCGGGTGGCGAACTAGATCGCGTACTGGCGGCCGGCGGTGACCCGGGCAAGGTGGTGTTTTCAGGGCTCGGCAAGACGCGTGCAGAGATGCGGCGTGCGCTCGAGATCGGCGTGCGCTGCTTCAACGTCGAAAGCGAGGCGGAGTTGGACGTGCTGTCCGAGGTGGCGTTGTCGCTCGGCCGGGTCGCCCCGGTCAGCCTGCGCGTCAACCCCGACGTCGACGCGAAGACCCACCCCTACATCTCCACCGGACTGAAGGGCAACAAGTTCGGCATCGCGCACGACCGGGCCGTCGCGGCCTACCGTCGCGCGGCGCAGCTCCCCGGGCTCAAAGTGGTGGGGATCGACTGCCACATCGGCTCTCAGATCACCGAGATCGCGCCCTATCTCGATGCCGCCGACCGCGTTCTGGACCTGGTCGAGGCGATCGAATCGAGCGGCCTGCGGATCCACCACCTCGACCTCGGCGGCGGCCTGGGCATCCAGTACACCGATGAACGACCGCCAGCCGCCGACGCCCTGATCGGCGCACTGCTGGCGCGCCTCGACGCCCGGGGGCACGGTGCGCGCACGCTGGTATTCGAGCCGGGTCGCTCGCTGGTCGGCAATGCAGGTGTGCTGCTGTCCGAGGTGCTGTACCTGAAGCCCGGTACGCACAAGAACTTCTGCGTCGTCGATGCCGCCATGAACGACCTGATGCGTCCTGCCCTGTACGAAGCGACGATGAGCATCGTGCCCTGCCGACTGCGGGACGGCGTGCCTGTCGTCTACGACGTGGTCGGCCCGGTGTGCGAATCGGGTGACTGGCTGGGCCGCGACCGTGCGCTGGCACTGCAGCCGGGCGATGCCGTCGCGGTCCTCAGCGCCGGAGCCTATGGCATGAGCATGGCCAGCAACTACAA is drawn from Methylibium petroleiphilum PM1 and contains these coding sequences:
- a CDS encoding penicillin-binding protein 1A; this encodes MSAKDRKPSPTASTSSRAGFLSNLPAAARWPLLVGGSALALVVSGLLGGLALLAIALAVAYPNLPEISSLTDYRPKLPLRVFSADEVLIGEYGEERRLFAPIGQIPKVMREAVLSIEDARFYQHGGVDYIGIVRAGLANVGESRSQGASTITMQVARNFYLPTEKTFIRKVYEILLALKIESQLSKDQILEVYMNQIYLGQRAYGFAAASEIYFGKPLKDVTAAEAAMLAGLPKAPSAYNPVANPTRARQRQQYIIERMYENGYLTEEQAEAAKAEQLKYRRDISVPLHAEYVAETARQLIFSQYGESAYTRGLNVYTSVRAVEQEAAYRALRRGITDYERRQVYRGPEGYVDLPADPKALDARVAEALDEHPDNDEIKAAVVLEASSKQVVAVLQSGDTLTITGEGLRPATSGLSPKAGPKVQIRRGAVIRVIRGAKDVWSITQVPEVEGAFVSIDSRTGAIRTMVGGFDHAKSKFNHVTQAWRQPGSSFKPFIYSASLEKGFTPATVINDAPLFFDAAATGSQPWEPKNYDGTFDGPMSMRRALAKSKNMVSIRILEAIGTDYAQNWITRFGFDADKHQPYLPMALGTGSVTPLQMAAGYAVFANGGYRVNPVLVTRVTDNRGRILAQTEPAPLDESARVIDGRNAFVMSSLLQEVTRSGTAARAQATLKRTDVYGKTGTTNDSQDAWFAGYTPNLVAVVWIGYDQPRKLGDRETGGGLSLPVWIDYMSVALKGVKVTELTPPEGLLNVGGEWYYEEYGPGNGVSSLGLDTPAAPAPTEEERKSILDLFKN
- the cyaY gene encoding iron donor protein CyaY, coding for MSTATPASALSDADYQALTRAVLGGIELQVDRWLQDDVVDIDAARTGGLLELSFPNGSKIVVNTQPPLQEIWLAARSGGFHYRHVAGTWCDTKTEEDFFVTLSRCASEQAGRPLNFAPPTI
- the lptM gene encoding LPS translocon maturation chaperone LptM, translated to MLKPASILGSRISVIAVCALLGGLTLGGCGQKGALYLPGSSKPAPAPGQAASAPTGVAR
- the lysA gene encoding diaminopimelate decarboxylase, with translation MTLPGAPFVAYRGTELFIDGCAASELAARFGTPLYVYSRRAMLAALAPYQRALAGREHLICYAMKASSSLAVLQTFAQAGCGFDIVSGGELDRVLAAGGDPGKVVFSGLGKTRAEMRRALEIGVRCFNVESEAELDVLSEVALSLGRVAPVSLRVNPDVDAKTHPYISTGLKGNKFGIAHDRAVAAYRRAAQLPGLKVVGIDCHIGSQITEIAPYLDAADRVLDLVEAIESSGLRIHHLDLGGGLGIQYTDERPPAADALIGALLARLDARGHGARTLVFEPGRSLVGNAGVLLSEVLYLKPGTHKNFCVVDAAMNDLMRPALYEATMSIVPCRLRDGVPVVYDVVGPVCESGDWLGRDRALALQPGDAVAVLSAGAYGMSMASNYNSRPRAAEVMVDGDVATLIREREPVAELFRGEHLLPAD